From a single Methylacidiphilum kamchatkense Kam1 genomic region:
- the hyfB gene encoding hydrogenase 4 subunit B: MNEYLLKGLLFIFIFYIPFIVLAKNNYRFIYLLSACYSGLGLLCSLSFLLSGQSSQSISFPLGLPTSGAHFKIDALSSFFLLIVNLGSFISSLYGIGYGSHASEQSRVLPFYIIFLGSMNMVLLAADAFSFLFFWELMSLSSWALVMSSHRNKETAEAGFIYILMASLGTFALLFALSLIAAPSKSYCFDQMGKVSMDGKLASLIFLLALLGAGSKAGLVPLHVWLPKAHPAAPSHVSALMSGVMTKVAVYGFIRIVFDLLPFQVKWWSILILIIAGISTVVGVLYALMQHDIKRLLAYHTIENIGIVFIGIGLSMAFKTYGMTAASALALTGALFHALNHSIFKNLLFLGSGAIQTATDQRDMEKLGGLILNMPHTALTFLIGSVAISALPPLNGFVSEWLLMQSILQSPQLPSWGMKFLVPSVGAFLTLSAALAASCFVKVYGITFLGRPRSMQSRAACETDRWSVLAMYSLAFLCIIFGIFPRIVIHLLGPVITAIAGTHYFPFSAKSFFMPLSLAVDQNAYNGFVLVLLLGIFFFFIMTSLKWLASNQFRRTSIWDCGYPEKSPDCQYTATSFAQPIRKVFGPFLFATKEKVICSEPWYPKAAKMIVKLRDQIWEYFYKPVAMAIDSISEKINFLQFLTVRRYLVLVFLTLVSLLGCLAFLL, encoded by the coding sequence ATGAACGAATATCTCCTTAAGGGATTACTTTTTATTTTTATTTTTTACATTCCTTTTATCGTTCTTGCAAAGAACAATTATAGATTTATCTATTTACTAAGTGCTTGTTATTCAGGGCTAGGCTTACTATGTTCTCTTTCTTTTCTTCTCTCTGGTCAATCCAGTCAATCCATAAGTTTTCCTCTTGGTTTACCAACATCGGGTGCCCACTTTAAAATCGATGCGTTATCTAGCTTTTTCCTTTTGATTGTTAATCTAGGATCCTTCATCTCTTCACTCTATGGCATCGGGTATGGTTCTCATGCATCCGAACAGTCAAGAGTCCTTCCTTTTTACATTATTTTCTTGGGTTCGATGAATATGGTCCTCCTTGCAGCTGATGCCTTTAGTTTCCTTTTTTTCTGGGAATTGATGTCTTTATCTTCGTGGGCGTTGGTCATGTCTTCTCATCGGAATAAAGAAACAGCTGAGGCAGGCTTTATTTATATTTTGATGGCTTCTCTTGGAACATTTGCTTTGCTTTTTGCCTTGAGTCTCATTGCTGCTCCTTCTAAATCCTACTGTTTTGATCAGATGGGTAAGGTAAGTATGGATGGAAAACTAGCTTCCCTTATCTTTTTACTTGCTTTATTGGGAGCAGGATCGAAAGCGGGCCTTGTACCTCTTCATGTTTGGTTGCCGAAAGCTCATCCTGCAGCCCCAAGCCATGTGTCAGCTCTCATGAGCGGAGTGATGACGAAAGTGGCCGTTTATGGGTTTATCCGAATTGTATTTGATCTGCTTCCATTCCAAGTAAAATGGTGGAGCATCCTGATCCTGATCATTGCTGGAATTTCCACAGTGGTAGGAGTCCTTTATGCCCTGATGCAGCACGATATAAAAAGACTACTTGCCTATCATACGATCGAAAATATCGGCATTGTCTTTATAGGAATTGGGCTATCCATGGCTTTTAAAACTTATGGTATGACTGCTGCTTCGGCCTTGGCACTGACAGGGGCTCTTTTTCATGCACTGAACCATTCGATTTTCAAAAATCTGCTCTTTTTAGGCTCTGGAGCAATCCAGACTGCTACGGATCAAAGAGACATGGAAAAATTGGGAGGCTTGATTTTGAACATGCCTCATACCGCCTTGACTTTTTTAATTGGCAGTGTGGCCATCAGCGCGCTTCCTCCACTAAATGGTTTTGTTTCTGAATGGCTTCTCATGCAATCGATTCTGCAGAGCCCCCAACTTCCTTCCTGGGGAATGAAGTTCCTTGTTCCATCTGTCGGAGCATTTCTTACTCTGTCAGCAGCGCTAGCAGCATCATGTTTTGTTAAAGTTTATGGGATAACCTTTTTAGGCCGTCCGAGATCGATGCAATCAAGGGCAGCCTGTGAAACAGACCGTTGGTCAGTATTAGCAATGTATTCTCTGGCTTTTCTCTGCATTATTTTTGGTATCTTTCCTAGAATAGTAATTCATTTGCTTGGGCCCGTTATTACAGCCATTGCAGGGACCCATTACTTTCCTTTTTCTGCTAAATCCTTCTTCATGCCTTTATCCCTTGCGGTTGACCAAAATGCTTATAATGGGTTTGTTCTAGTGCTTCTGCTTGGGATTTTCTTCTTTTTCATCATGACTAGTCTCAAATGGCTGGCTTCTAATCAGTTCCGAAGAACATCAATTTGGGACTGTGGGTATCCAGAGAAAAGTCCTGATTGTCAATATACCGCGACTAGTTTTGCACAACCTATCCGAAAAGTGTTTGGTCCTTTTCTGTTTGCCACCAAAGAAAAGGTTATTTGTAGCGAGCCTTGGTATCCAAAGGCTGCTAAAATGATTGTCAAACTGCGTGATCAGATATGGGAATATTTCTACAAACCCGTAGCTATGGCTATTGATAGCATTAGTGAAAAAATCAATTTTCTCCAGTTTCTTACCGTTAGGAGGTATCTGGTTTTAGTATTTTTAACCCTGGTGAGTCTTTTAGGTTGTTTAGCATTTTTGTTATGA
- a CDS encoding respiratory chain complex I subunit 1 family protein, translated as MIKNLVFQCFDAFFLLAVSPLVIGIIRKTKARFLLKKGPSLLQPYYDLMKLFRKEVTLPDSASWLFKATPYVVFTFSWLAASLVPTFSTNLLFSRTADLIAIIALLGTARFFLSLAALDTGTSFGGLGSSRESLIASLAEPAMIMIIFTIALVAKSTDLSAISTFMISGQAGLRVSLWLALASLVLVAIAENGRIPVDNPATHLELTMIHEAMILEYSGKYLALLEAASQLKIVLYLSLIAAVFFPFGMATMVGGISSFFIGLFTYIAKIGLGALMLGFFEILVAKMRLFKIPNFLGAAFMLALLATVLLFVSRSL; from the coding sequence ATGATTAAAAATTTGGTTTTTCAATGTTTTGATGCGTTCTTTCTTCTTGCTGTCAGTCCGCTTGTGATTGGCATAATAAGAAAGACGAAAGCGCGGTTCCTTCTGAAAAAAGGTCCTTCGCTTTTGCAGCCCTACTACGACCTCATGAAATTGTTTCGTAAGGAAGTGACCCTTCCTGACTCTGCTTCATGGTTATTTAAAGCTACTCCCTATGTGGTCTTTACATTCAGCTGGCTAGCAGCCTCCCTTGTGCCTACTTTTTCTACCAATCTACTTTTCAGTAGAACAGCCGATCTTATTGCGATTATAGCCCTCTTGGGTACAGCTAGGTTTTTCCTTTCCCTTGCGGCCTTAGATACGGGGACAAGTTTTGGAGGATTAGGATCTAGCAGAGAGTCTTTGATTGCTTCACTTGCTGAACCTGCCATGATCATGATCATTTTCACCATAGCTTTGGTGGCGAAATCAACGGATCTCTCTGCAATTTCTACTTTTATGATTTCTGGACAAGCAGGTTTAAGAGTCTCCTTGTGGCTTGCTCTGGCTTCTTTAGTCCTGGTTGCTATTGCTGAAAATGGGAGGATTCCTGTGGATAATCCTGCCACTCACCTGGAACTGACAATGATTCATGAAGCCATGATCCTCGAGTATTCTGGCAAATACCTAGCTTTGTTAGAAGCTGCCAGTCAACTTAAAATCGTTCTTTATCTTTCTCTAATTGCCGCAGTTTTTTTCCCTTTTGGCATGGCAACCATGGTAGGTGGGATTTCTAGCTTTTTTATTGGGCTTTTTACCTATATTGCCAAAATTGGCTTAGGGGCCCTAATGCTAGGATTTTTTGAAATCTTGGTGGCAAAGATGCGGCTTTTCAAAATCCCAAACTTTCTTGGAGCTGCTTTTATGTTGGCGCTTCTTGCTACCGTACTCCTTTTTGTATCACGAAGCTTATGA
- a CDS encoding hydrogenase 4 subunit F, with product MYLKAVLIFPFIGILLLSLIRSYRISSFLNTLFSFLSFASSLLLLVKRESAGLFFVVDELNIVFILLTNFVGFTTALFSQKYIAHEIKTGHISAVSLRFYHAMYQSLLFGMNLALCSNNIGLMWVSIEIATLSTVLMVGIYRTAEALEASWKYFILGGVGIALALFGTFLFYISARPAIGEGLSAMAWTNLLSHASNLDTSLVNIAFVFILLGYGTKAGLFPLHAWLPDAHAEGPTPISAVLSGLLLNVALYAILRFKMLLAANPHALQAGPLLMSLGLASVLFAALMLYKRRDIKRLFAYSSIEHMGIIAFAFGIGGALANFAGLLHMSMHSLTKSAIFFAIGYISQIKRTQKIADLSGLTASHPVLGWGLVFGVLAIAGLPPMGVFMSEFLVLSSAFAKAPLLAALLACGLIIAFGALLLKLVQVAFGEPKGTSAVVPSLYLPMLSHFLLILAAGIYIPPHVVEWFKHTSLLLK from the coding sequence ATGTACCTGAAAGCTGTTCTTATCTTTCCATTCATTGGAATACTTCTGCTGTCTCTGATCAGAAGCTATAGGATCTCATCCTTTTTAAACACTCTCTTTTCTTTTCTCTCTTTTGCTAGCTCCCTTCTTTTGCTTGTCAAAAGAGAGTCAGCTGGATTGTTTTTTGTTGTAGATGAACTCAACATCGTTTTTATCCTCCTGACAAACTTTGTTGGTTTCACGACCGCTTTGTTTAGTCAAAAATACATTGCGCATGAAATAAAGACAGGGCATATATCCGCAGTTTCTTTGAGATTTTATCATGCGATGTATCAGTCACTTCTTTTTGGGATGAATCTGGCGCTTTGTTCCAACAACATAGGACTGATGTGGGTTTCTATTGAAATCGCTACACTTTCGACGGTTCTTATGGTTGGTATTTACCGAACAGCTGAAGCACTTGAAGCTTCATGGAAATATTTCATCCTTGGTGGAGTGGGTATAGCTCTGGCTCTCTTTGGAACTTTTCTTTTCTATATTTCTGCTCGTCCAGCAATTGGAGAAGGATTGTCGGCGATGGCATGGACAAATCTCCTTTCCCATGCATCTAACCTTGATACTTCTCTTGTGAACATTGCCTTTGTTTTCATTCTTCTGGGTTATGGAACAAAAGCTGGACTGTTTCCATTACACGCCTGGTTGCCTGATGCGCATGCAGAGGGTCCAACCCCTATTTCTGCTGTACTTTCAGGGTTGCTCCTTAATGTGGCTCTATATGCGATCCTGCGGTTTAAAATGCTTCTTGCTGCCAATCCACATGCCTTGCAGGCAGGTCCACTTTTGATGTCTTTGGGGCTTGCTTCCGTACTGTTCGCTGCCCTTATGCTTTACAAACGAAGGGATATCAAACGGCTTTTTGCTTACTCGTCGATTGAACATATGGGAATTATTGCCTTTGCCTTTGGGATTGGTGGAGCGCTTGCCAACTTTGCTGGGCTTTTGCATATGAGCATGCATAGCTTGACTAAGTCAGCGATTTTCTTTGCAATTGGTTATATCTCTCAGATTAAAAGAACACAGAAGATAGCTGATTTATCGGGCTTAACAGCAAGCCATCCTGTTCTGGGCTGGGGGCTTGTATTTGGAGTGCTTGCCATAGCCGGTCTTCCACCAATGGGGGTGTTTATGAGTGAATTTTTAGTCCTCAGTTCAGCTTTTGCTAAAGCGCCACTACTCGCAGCCCTGCTTGCCTGCGGTTTGATCATTGCCTTTGGAGCACTCTTGCTCAAACTTGTTCAAGTGGCTTTTGGAGAGCCAAAAGGGACTTCTGCTGTTGTTCCTTCCTTATATCTGCCTATGTTGAGTCATTTCCTTCTTATCCTTGCTGCTGGAATCTACATTCCTCCGCATGTGGTGGAATGGTTTAAACATACTTCTTTACTTTTAAAATGA
- a CDS encoding alkene reductase — MNTLQHLFKPLVVGEIIVANRIWMAPMTRCRAGQPGDVPTELMAKYYAQRASAGLIITEATQISKEGQGYIWTPGIYTDAQEEGWRRVVEAVHKAGGKIALQLWHVGRISHHLLQEGGKPPVAPSPIQAKNSKCFVLLPDGTPAQVDPDVPRELSIPEIHRIIGEYAAAAKRAMRAGFDLVEIHCANGYLPNQFLDIRANQRKDQYGGSVQNRARFVLEVVDAVCEAIGKKRVGVRLSPKGVFCDMTVEGSMETNLYVASELGKRSIAYLHIVEPDWAGGQSLTDDERKAFREFFPNVLVFCSGYTAERAESTIASGIADAIAFGRLFIANPDLPERFRRGAVLNVPDPSTFYGGGEKGYTDYPTLEEQNKRGNGTVL, encoded by the coding sequence ATGAATACATTACAGCACTTATTCAAACCGTTGGTTGTTGGAGAGATTATCGTAGCAAATCGGATCTGGATGGCTCCAATGACTCGATGTCGGGCAGGGCAACCTGGGGATGTTCCTACAGAATTAATGGCAAAATATTATGCTCAACGGGCGTCTGCGGGACTCATTATTACTGAAGCCACGCAGATCAGTAAAGAAGGGCAAGGATACATATGGACTCCTGGTATCTACACGGATGCTCAGGAGGAGGGGTGGCGTCGTGTTGTAGAAGCGGTTCATAAGGCAGGAGGAAAAATCGCCTTACAACTTTGGCATGTCGGGAGAATCTCTCATCATCTACTTCAGGAAGGAGGAAAACCTCCCGTTGCTCCTTCGCCCATTCAGGCAAAAAATTCTAAATGTTTTGTTTTATTGCCCGATGGTACCCCGGCTCAGGTAGACCCGGATGTTCCAAGAGAACTTTCGATTCCAGAAATTCATCGGATCATTGGCGAGTATGCAGCTGCTGCAAAACGAGCCATGAGAGCTGGGTTTGATTTAGTCGAAATCCATTGTGCTAACGGGTACCTGCCCAATCAATTCCTCGATATTCGAGCAAACCAAAGAAAAGATCAATATGGAGGATCTGTTCAGAATAGGGCACGTTTCGTGCTCGAAGTGGTCGATGCGGTTTGTGAGGCTATAGGAAAAAAACGGGTAGGGGTGCGTCTTTCCCCGAAAGGAGTTTTTTGCGATATGACAGTAGAAGGGAGCATGGAGACAAATTTGTATGTTGCCTCTGAACTTGGGAAGCGTTCTATTGCCTATCTTCATATTGTTGAGCCAGATTGGGCTGGAGGCCAATCTCTAACCGATGATGAACGGAAGGCTTTTCGTGAATTTTTCCCAAATGTATTAGTTTTTTGTAGTGGTTATACGGCTGAGCGAGCTGAATCGACCATTGCTTCAGGAATTGCCGATGCTATTGCTTTTGGCCGACTGTTTATTGCTAATCCTGATTTGCCGGAACGGTTTCGGCGTGGAGCTGTATTGAATGTACCAGATCCTTCCACATTTTATGGAGGAGGAGAAAAAGGGTACACAGATTATCCGACTCTCGAAGAACAAAACAAGAGGGGAAACGGGACTGTTCTCTAG
- a CDS encoding hydrogenase-4 component E, protein MNHNLNFDISHMLAGSMLLVSFVLLYQDRMFSLLNVYTVHALVLAAASAWQGFVQHAPHLYATAVIALVFKAIAIPLTLRWLIVKLAIHREIEKVVGSGISVIAGFFLTALSITVMMKASGGTDPMTREDLSFALAVVLIGLLMMVGRRNAISQVVGFMSMENGLILAAVGAKGMPLVVEISVAFSVLIALIVIGIFLFRIRERFDVVDIRGLEKSGGER, encoded by the coding sequence ATGAATCATAACCTTAATTTTGATATCAGCCATATGTTAGCTGGCTCAATGCTCCTAGTCAGCTTTGTTCTTCTTTATCAAGACAGAATGTTTAGTCTTCTGAACGTCTATACCGTGCATGCTTTAGTTCTTGCAGCGGCTTCTGCCTGGCAAGGATTTGTTCAGCATGCACCACATCTCTATGCTACGGCGGTTATAGCTTTGGTGTTCAAAGCGATAGCTATCCCTTTGACTCTGAGATGGTTGATTGTCAAGCTAGCGATTCATAGGGAGATAGAAAAGGTCGTGGGTTCGGGGATTTCTGTGATTGCTGGGTTTTTCCTTACCGCCTTATCGATTACTGTCATGATGAAAGCCAGCGGGGGTACCGATCCAATGACCCGAGAAGATCTTTCATTTGCGCTAGCGGTGGTTTTGATCGGTCTTTTGATGATGGTTGGTAGACGTAATGCTATAAGCCAGGTTGTTGGGTTTATGTCCATGGAGAATGGTTTGATTTTAGCGGCCGTTGGAGCTAAAGGAATGCCACTTGTTGTTGAAATCAGTGTGGCTTTTTCTGTTCTAATCGCTTTGATCGTAATCGGTATCTTTCTCTTCCGAATTAGAGAAAGATTCGATGTCGTTGATATCCGTGGACTCGAAAAGTCAGGAGGTGAACGGTAA
- the rfbC gene encoding dTDP-4-dehydrorhamnose 3,5-epimerase, which produces MKFIPLPLDGAYLIDLEKKEDPRGFFARFFCKNEYISHGLDPTIVQINTSFSLKRGTLRGLHYQIFPKAETKVIRCIRGALWDVIVDLRPESKTFLCHYSCELNEENRRMLFVPKGFAHGFLTLMDNTEAFYLVGEFYAPEYERGIRYNDPALNIPWPFEPLVISEKDKSYPDFDRHRALQ; this is translated from the coding sequence ATGAAATTTATTCCACTTCCTTTAGATGGGGCTTATTTGATTGATCTTGAAAAAAAGGAAGATCCAAGAGGTTTTTTTGCACGGTTTTTTTGCAAAAACGAGTATATAAGCCATGGTCTAGATCCAACGATTGTGCAAATCAATACCTCTTTCAGTTTAAAAAGAGGGACCCTGCGAGGTCTGCATTATCAAATCTTTCCGAAGGCTGAAACCAAAGTCATCCGGTGTATTCGTGGGGCTTTATGGGATGTTATTGTTGATTTGCGTCCTGAGTCTAAAACTTTTCTCTGTCATTATTCCTGTGAGCTCAATGAGGAAAATAGACGGATGCTGTTTGTTCCTAAAGGCTTTGCGCATGGATTTTTGACATTAATGGATAATACAGAAGCTTTTTATTTGGTGGGAGAATTTTATGCTCCTGAATATGAAAGGGGAATTCGGTATAATGATCCAGCTTTAAATATTCCATGGCCTTTTGAGCCTCTAGTTATTTCAGAAAAAGACAAAAGTTATCCTGACTTCGATAGGCATAGAGCCCTCCAATGA
- the lhgO gene encoding L-2-hydroxyglutarate oxidase, with protein sequence MKNDSPIIIIGGGIIGLALGYKLLRSKKVSSLIILEKEKEVGQHQSSHNSGVLHAGLYYAVGSLKAKLAVDGIRQMVSFCRENRIAHEICGKLVVAKEEAELSELHRLKKQGDANGLVGLQILDSKEMKKIEPFVSGIASIYVPEEGIVDYRQVCQVLANKIELMGGKIFRRAKVVDIKKKGTLWNVRTVGENFLTSFLVNCAGLYCDRICRLAMGHCPIRIVPFRGEYFEIKEHRKYLVKNLIYPVPDPRFPFLGVHLTRMINGKVEAGPNAVLAFSREGYSKGSFDWRDTYEILSYRGLWNFLKRYPLAAWEEWKRSKRKSLFCKAIQKLVPEIQEQDLIAGAVGIRAQALFPDGKLVNDFLFVKDEGVLHLLNAPSPGATASLAIADEILNRIDA encoded by the coding sequence ATGAAAAATGACAGCCCAATAATCATTATTGGTGGGGGTATCATTGGCTTGGCTTTAGGCTATAAGCTTCTGAGATCTAAAAAAGTTTCTTCCCTGATAATTCTAGAAAAAGAAAAAGAAGTAGGACAACACCAAAGCAGTCATAATAGTGGGGTGCTCCATGCTGGACTTTATTACGCGGTTGGGAGTCTGAAAGCCAAACTCGCTGTCGATGGCATCAGACAGATGGTCTCTTTTTGTCGGGAAAATAGGATTGCTCATGAAATTTGTGGAAAATTGGTCGTTGCTAAAGAAGAAGCGGAACTCTCTGAACTTCATCGACTAAAAAAACAAGGGGATGCGAATGGTCTTGTTGGATTACAAATTCTAGATTCCAAAGAGATGAAAAAAATTGAACCATTTGTCAGCGGAATTGCTTCAATTTACGTTCCAGAAGAAGGAATTGTGGATTATAGGCAAGTTTGTCAAGTACTTGCTAATAAAATAGAACTCATGGGAGGGAAAATTTTTCGGAGAGCCAAGGTGGTTGACATTAAGAAAAAAGGTACGCTGTGGAATGTCAGGACTGTGGGAGAAAATTTTTTGACTTCTTTTCTAGTCAATTGTGCTGGGCTTTATTGCGACAGAATATGCCGGTTAGCAATGGGGCATTGTCCCATTCGAATTGTTCCTTTTAGAGGAGAATATTTCGAAATCAAAGAGCATAGGAAATACCTTGTTAAAAATTTGATCTATCCAGTTCCTGATCCTCGTTTTCCTTTTTTGGGGGTTCATCTGACCCGAATGATTAATGGAAAAGTTGAAGCAGGGCCCAATGCCGTTCTTGCTTTTTCAAGGGAGGGTTACTCTAAAGGCAGCTTCGATTGGAGGGATACCTATGAGATATTGTCTTATCGAGGATTATGGAATTTTTTAAAAAGATATCCTCTTGCAGCATGGGAAGAGTGGAAAAGATCAAAAAGGAAAAGCCTTTTTTGCAAGGCAATCCAAAAGTTGGTACCAGAAATTCAAGAACAAGATTTGATTGCAGGAGCTGTTGGAATTCGGGCTCAAGCCCTCTTCCCCGATGGGAAACTTGTCAATGATTTTTTGTTTGTTAAAGATGAAGGAGTGCTTCATCTTCTTAATGCTCCTAGTCCTGGAGCAACAGCCTCATTGGCGATCGCTGATGAAATCCTAAATAGAATTGATGCCTAA
- a CDS encoding gamma-glutamyl-gamma-aminobutyrate hydrolase family protein: MIKKVYCWIRDKDKQYFEKLNQLASTYSIRLLNIREHRQEVASELYPIPSPKEYDGLLLTGGEDISREYQEQYSNIDGEDPSQIISPNFQRDEWEFALLEQALNKGKPILCICRGIQLLNIFLGGSLSLNIPGHNDPMFHDQNLQELTVEKNATFQFQAVNSSHHQAIKRIAEGLSIEARAKYDGIIEQVRLKSYPFCIGVQYHPERDLVYYRPIFQAFFKAL; encoded by the coding sequence GTGATTAAAAAAGTTTATTGTTGGATCCGAGATAAGGATAAACAATACTTTGAGAAGCTCAATCAACTAGCTAGCACATATTCTATCCGACTTCTCAATATTAGGGAACATAGACAAGAAGTTGCTTCAGAGCTTTATCCAATACCTTCTCCTAAAGAGTACGATGGACTGCTATTGACGGGAGGAGAGGATATCTCAAGAGAATATCAAGAACAGTATAGCAATATAGATGGGGAAGATCCTTCTCAAATAATATCTCCCAATTTCCAACGGGATGAATGGGAGTTTGCTTTACTCGAGCAAGCCTTGAACAAAGGCAAACCAATCCTTTGCATTTGCCGTGGAATCCAGCTGCTTAATATATTTCTAGGTGGAAGTCTTTCTCTGAACATTCCTGGCCATAATGACCCCATGTTTCATGACCAAAACCTGCAAGAGCTGACAGTCGAAAAAAATGCTACTTTCCAATTTCAAGCTGTCAATAGTTCACATCACCAGGCTATAAAGAGGATTGCTGAAGGACTCTCGATAGAAGCCCGAGCAAAATATGATGGAATTATCGAACAGGTAAGGCTTAAGTCTTATCCTTTTTGTATTGGTGTCCAATACCATCCGGAAAGAGATTTAGTCTACTACAGGCCAATTTTTCAAGCTTTCTTCAAAGCTCTCTAA
- a CDS encoding NAD-dependent epimerase/dehydratase family protein has translation MKILFTGGSSFTGFWFCKILLERGHEVVGVLTKKRNDYEGIRKKRIDSLSLHMDFVEEAPFGSEKGRSLLKTKTFDVLCHHGAYVKDYKSENFDWLFALENNTKHIQEVFSLCREQGISTIILTGSVFEPNEGIGDSPLRAFSPYGLSKGLTAEVFNYYATVYGLTLGKFVIPNPFGIFEEKRFTFYLIENWKRKQTAVVQTPNYIRDNIPCDLLAHCYCRFVEKMHAAKQKFCKANPSYFIESQGAFALRVSREVSNRTGWHCPVELKEQKTYAEPYMRVNFQPALFDVPEWSEKRFWDDYITYAVENY, from the coding sequence ATGAAAATTTTGTTTACGGGAGGAAGTTCTTTCACAGGATTTTGGTTTTGCAAAATCCTTTTGGAAAGAGGACATGAGGTCGTTGGTGTGCTCACCAAAAAACGAAACGATTATGAGGGGATAAGGAAAAAAAGAATAGATTCTCTTTCTTTGCACATGGATTTTGTAGAGGAAGCCCCTTTTGGTTCAGAAAAAGGACGGAGCCTTTTAAAAACCAAAACATTCGATGTTCTTTGTCATCATGGAGCATATGTTAAAGACTACAAAAGTGAAAATTTTGATTGGCTTTTTGCCTTGGAAAACAATACGAAGCACATCCAGGAAGTCTTTAGTCTTTGTAGGGAGCAGGGCATAAGTACTATTATTCTTACCGGCTCGGTCTTTGAACCAAATGAAGGCATAGGCGATAGCCCTTTAAGAGCTTTCTCGCCTTACGGACTTTCTAAGGGCTTAACTGCAGAAGTCTTTAATTATTATGCTACGGTTTATGGGCTTACTTTAGGAAAATTCGTTATTCCTAACCCATTTGGGATCTTTGAAGAAAAAAGGTTTACTTTTTATCTGATCGAAAACTGGAAAAGGAAACAAACGGCTGTTGTCCAAACCCCTAACTATATCCGTGATAATATTCCTTGCGATCTTCTTGCCCATTGTTATTGCCGGTTTGTCGAAAAGATGCATGCAGCAAAGCAAAAATTTTGTAAGGCAAATCCCAGTTATTTTATAGAATCCCAAGGAGCTTTTGCCCTTAGGGTTTCTCGAGAAGTCAGCAACCGAACTGGCTGGCATTGCCCAGTAGAACTTAAGGAACAAAAGACGTATGCTGAACCTTACATGCGAGTCAATTTTCAACCAGCTCTTTTCGACGTTCCAGAGTGGTCTGAGAAACGATTTTGGGATGATTATATTACCTATGCTGTTGAGAATTACTGA